One part of the Ziziphus jujuba cultivar Dongzao chromosome 2, ASM3175591v1 genome encodes these proteins:
- the LOC125422321 gene encoding cytochrome P450 736A117, which translates to MNEISSLWQPFSFIILTISTIFLILIYKWYSNSMLTAINKRSPPSPPKLPIIGNLHQLGLYPHRSLQTLARRHGPLMLLHLGSVPVLVVSSAELAKQIMKTHDITFSDRPKLTAFDKLAYNCKDVAAAPYGEYWRQAKSIGVLHLLSSKRVQSFRVVREEETKFMVENIEEFCLSSSSVNLSQIFTKLTNDVVCRVALGRKYDDGEDGKKFKKLLGDFVELLGTFFIGDYIPLLSWLSFVSGLDGKLKKVAKEFDDFLEKVVEEHVYVGNEDNKDFIDILLHVQKENLPGFSLDRVCIKAFVLDMFAAGTDTTSTVLEWTMTELLRHPGIMHKLQDEVRSIAGSKTHITEDDLEAMHYLKAVIKETLRLHTPAPLLVPRVSRTQVEINGYEIQPGSHVYINAWAIGRDPISWERPEEFDPDRFLRSDVDYKGHDFRLIPFGSGRRVCPGIQFAMAINEIALANVVHRFDWGLPDGARGEDLDLSESNGMTIHRKFPLIALPVLYNPLC; encoded by the exons ATGAATGAAATCTCCAGCTTGTGGCAACCCTTTTCCTTCATCATCCTCACCATCTCTACCATTTTTCTCATCCTCATATACAAATGGTACTCCAACTCCATGTTAACCGCCATTAACAAAAGATCACCACCTTCTCCACCAAAGCTCCCAATCATAGGAAACCTTCACCAACTCGGTCTCTATCCTCACCGCTCACTGCAAACCTTAGCTCGACGCCATGGCCCTCTCATGCTGCTTCACTTGGGCAGCGTTCCAGTCCTTGTCGTCTCATCTGCAGAACTCGCTAAACAGATTATGAAAACCCATGACATAACCTTCTCAGACAGACCCAAGTTGACAGCCTTCGATAAGCTTGCCTACAATTGCAAAGATGTAGCAGCAGCACCGTACGGTGAGTACTGGAGGCAGGCGAAAAGCATCGGCGTTTTACATCTTCTTAGCAGCAAAAGGGTTCAGTCTTTTCGAGTTGTGAGAGAAGAGGAAACCAAATTCATGGTGGAGAATATCGAAGAGTTTTGCTTATCTTCTTCATCTGTGAATTTAAGCCAGATTTTCACGAAGCTTACGAACGATGTTGTTTGTAGGGTGGCTTTGGGGAGGAAATACGATGATGGTGAAGATGGGAAGAAGTTCAAGAAGCTTTTGGGGGATTTTGTGGAGTTATTAGGGACTTTTTTCATTGGTGATTATATTCCTCTACTTTCTTGGTTGAGCTTTGTCAGTGGTTTGGATGGGAAATTGAAGAAAGTGGCTAAAGAGTTCGATGACTTTTTGGAAAAAGTGGTTGAAGAGCATGTTTATGTTGGGAATGAGGACAATAAAGATTTCATAGATATTCTGCTTCATGTTCAGAAAGAAAACTTGCCTGGATTTTCTTTAGATAGAGTTTGCATAAAGGCTTTCGTGTTG gaCATGTTTGCTGCGGGTACAGACACTACATCCACAGTACTTGAGTGGACAATGACAGAGCTACTAAGACATCCAGGCATCATGCACAAACTCCAGGATGAGGTGAGATCAATTGCAGGTTCCAAAACCCACATCACAGAGGATGATTTGGAAGCAATGCATTATTTGAAAGCAGTGATCAAAGAGACTCTTCGTTTACATACTCCAGCTCCATTACTAGTTCCCAGAGTCTCGAGAACACAAGTGGAGATCAATGGCTATGAAATCCAACCAGGTTCTCATGTCTATATCAATGCCTGGGCTATTGGAAGAGACCCAATTTCATGGGAAAGACCCGAAGAGTTCGACCCAGATAGGTTCTTGAGAAGTGATGTGGATTATAAAGGTCATGATTTCAGGTTGATTCCTTTTGGATCTGGAAGAAGGGTTTGTCCTGGAATTCAATTTGCCATGGCTATCAATGAGATTGCTTTGGCAAATGTGGTTCACAGGTTTGATTGGGGATTACCGGACGGTGCTAGAGGAGAGGATTTGGATCTCTCTGAATCTAATGGTATGACCATTCATAGAAAGTTTCCTCTCATTGCTCTTCCAGTTCTATATAATCCATTatgctaa
- the LOC107418333 gene encoding cytochrome P450 736A117, with translation MNEISSLWQPFSFIVLIISTIFLILIYKWYSTAINKSSPPSPTKLPIIGNLHQLGLHPHRSLQTLARRHGPLMLLHFGSIPVLVVSSAELAKQIMKTHDITFSDRPKLIAFDKLLYNCKDVGLAPYGEYWRQAKSVSVLHLLSNKRVQSFRVVREEETTSMLEKIEKCCSSSSSLNLSQVFTKLTNDVVCRVALGRKYNDGEDGKKFKKLLGDFAELLGTFFIGDYIPLLSWLSFVSGLDGKLKKVAKEFDEFLENVIEEHVHVGNEDYKDFTDILLHLQKENVPGFSLDRVCIKALVLDMFVGGTHTTSTALEWAVTELLRHPKIMHKLQTEIRSVAGSKTFITEDDLEAMVYLKAVIKETLRLHPPLPLLVPRASRTKVEINGYEIQPGYQVYINAWAIGRDPISWERPEEFDPDRFLRSDVDYKGHDFQLIPFGAGRRGCPGIHFAMAIKELALANLVHRFDWGLPGGARREDLDLSEANGMSIHRKFPLIALPALYDPLC, from the exons ATGAATGAAATCTCCAGCTTGTGGCAACCCTTTTCCTTCATCGTCCTAATCATCTCTACCATTTTTCTCATCCTCATCTACAAATGGTACTCCACCGCCATTAATAAAAGCTCACCACCTTCTCCAACAAAGCTCCCAATCATAGGAAACTTACACCAACTCGGTCTCCATCCTCATCGTTCACTGCAAACCTTAGCCCGACGCCATGGACCTCTCATGCTGCTTCACTTCGGCAGCATTCCGGTCCTCGTCGTCTCATCCGCCGAACTCGCTAAGCAGATAATGAAAACCCATGACATAACCTTCTCAGACAGACCCAAGTTGATAGCCTTCGATAAGCTTCTCTACAATTGCAAAGATGTAGGATTGGCCCCGTACGGAGAGTACTGGAGGCAGGCTAAAAGCGTCAGCGTTTTACATCTTCTTAGCAACAAAAGGGTTCAGTCTTTTAGAGTTGtgagagaagaagaaaccacATCCATGTTGGAGAAGATCGAAAAGTGTTGCTCATCTTCTTCGTCTCTGAATTTAAGTCAGGTTTTCACGAAGCTTACGAACGATGTTGTTTGTAGGGTGGCTTTGGGGAGGAAATACAATGATGGTGAAGATGGGAAGAAGTTCAAGAAGCTTTTGGGGGATTTCGCGGAGTTATTAGGGACTTTTTTTATTGGTGATTATATTCCTTTGCTTTCTTGGTTGAGCTTTGTCAGTGGTTTGGATGGGAAATTGAAGAAAGTGGCTAAAGAGTTCGATGAGTTTTTGGAAAATGTGATTGAAGAGCATGTTCATGTTGGAAATGAGGACTATAAGGATTTCACAGACATTCTGCTTCATCTTCAGAAAGAAAACGTGCCTGGATTTTCTTTAGATAGAGTTTGCATAAAGGCTCTTGTCTTG GATATGTTTGTTGGAGGTACACACACTACATCCACAGCCTTAGAGTGGGCAGTGACAGAGCTACTAAGACATCCAAAAATCATGCACAAACTCCAAACTGAGATCAGATCAGTTGCAGGTTCCAAAACCTTCATCACAGAGGATGATTTGGAAGCAATGGTTTATCTGAAAGCAGTCATCAAAGAGACTCTTCGTTTACATCCTCCACTTCCATTACTAGTTCCCAGAGCGTCAAGAACAAAAGTGGAGATCAATGGCTATGAAATCCAACCAGGTTATCAGGTCTATATCAATGCCTGGGCTATTGGAAGAGACCCAATTTCATGGGAAAGACCCGAAGAGTTCGACCCGGATAGGTTCTTGAGAAGTGATGTGGACTATAAAGGCCATGATTTCCAGTTGATTCCTTTTGGAGCTGGAAGGAGAGGTTGTCCTGGAATTCATTTTGCCATGGCTATCAAGGAGCTTGCTTTGGCAAATTTGGTTCACAGGTTTGACTGGGGATTACCGGGAGGTGCTAGACGTGAGGATTTGGATCTCTCTGAAGCTAATGGTATGTCCATTCATCGAAAGTTTCCTCTCATTGCTCTTCCAGCTCTATATGATCCATTatgctaa
- the LOC125422593 gene encoding cytochrome P450 736A117, with product MTELLRHLDIMHKLQDEVRSIAGSKTHIIEDDLEAMHYLKAVIKETLRLHTPAPLLVPRVSRTQVEINGYEIQPGSHVYINAWAIGRDPISWERPEEFDPDRFLRSDVDYKGHDFRLIPSGSGRRVCPGIQFAMAINVRICPKFITGILDKL from the coding sequence ATGACAGAGCTACTAAGACATCTAGACATCATGCACAAACTCCAGGATGAGGTGAGATCAATTGCAGGTTCCAAAACCCACATCATAGAGGATGATTTGGAAGCAATGCATTATTTGAAAGCAGTGATCAAAGAGACTCTTCGTTTACATACTCCAGCTCCATTACTAGTTCCCAGAGTCTCGAGAACACAAGTGGAGATCAATGGCTATGAAATCCAACCAGGTTCTCATGTCTATATCAATGCCTGGGCTATTGGAAGAGACCCAATTTCATGGGAAAGACCCGAAGAGTTCGACCCAGATAGGTTCTTGAGAAGTGATGTGGATTATAAAGGCCATGATTTCAGGTTGATTCCTTCTGGATCTGGAAGAAGGGTTTGTCCTGGAATTCAATTTGCCATGGCTATCAATGTCAGGATCTGTCCAAAATTcatcaccggaatcctagacaagctctga
- the LOC107418342 gene encoding cytochrome P450 736A117, producing the protein MNEISSLWQPFSFIILIISTIFLILIYKWYSNSMLTAINNRSPPSPPKLPIIGNLHQLGLYPHRSLQTLARRHGPLMLLHLGSVPVLIVSSAELAKQIMKTHDITFSDRPKLTAFDKLLYNCKDLASAPYGEYWRQAKSIGVLHLLSSKRVQSFRVVREEETKSMVENIEKFCLSTSSVKLSQIFTKLTNDVVCRVALGRKYDDGEDGKKFKKLLGDSVELLGSFFIGDYIPLLSWLSFVSGLDGKLKKVAKEFDEFLEKVVEEHAYVGNEDNKDFIDILLHVQKENLPGFSLDRVCIKALVLDMFAAGTDTTSTVLEWTMTELLRHPGIMHKLQDEVRSIAGSKTHITEDDLEAMHYLKAVIKETLRLHTPAPLLLPRVSRTQVEINGYEIQPGSHVYINAWAIGRDPISWERPEEFDPDRFLRSDVDYKGHDFRLIPFGSGRRGCPGIQFAMAISEIALANVVHRFDWGLPDGARGEDLDLSESNGLTIHRKFPLIARPALYDPLC; encoded by the exons ATGAATGAAATCTCCAGCTTGTGGCAACCCTTTTCcttcatcatcctcatcatctcTACAATTTTTCTCATCCTCATATACAAATGGTACTCCAACTCCATGTTAACCGCCATTAACAATAGATCACCACCTTCTCCACCAAAGCTCCCAATCATAGGAAACCTCCACCAACTTGGTCTCTATCCTCACCGCTCACTTCAAACCTTAGCTCGACGCCATGGCCCTCTCATGCTGCTTCACTTGGGCAGCGTTCCAGTCCTCATCGTCTCATCCGCCGAACTCGCTAAACAGATTATGAAAACCCATGACATAACCTTCTCAGACAGACCCAAATTGACAGCCTTCGATAAGCTTCTCTACAATTGCAAAGATCTAGCATCGGCACCGTACGGTGAGTACTGGAGGCAGGCGAAAAGCATCGGCGTTTTACATCTTCTTAGCAGCAAAAGGGTTCAGTCTTTTCGAGTTGTGAGAGAAGAGGAAACCAAATCCATGGTGGAGAATATCGAAAAGTTTTGCTTATCTACTTCATCTGTGAAATTAAGCCAGATTTTCACGAAGCTTACGAACGATGTGGTTTGTAGGGTGGCTTTGGGGAGGAAATACGATGATGGTGAAGATGGGAAGAAGTTCAAGAAGCTTTTGGGGGATTCTGTGGAGTTATTAGGGAGTTTTTTTATTGGTGATTATATTCCTTTGCTTTCTTGGTTGAGCTTTGTCAGTGGTTTGGATGGGAAATTGAAGAAAGTGGCGAAAGAGTTCGATGAGTTTTTGGAAAAAGTGGTTGAAGAGCATGCTTATGTTGGAAATGAGGACAATAAAGATTTCATAGATATTCTGCTTCATGTTCAGAAAGAAAACTTGCCTGGATTTTCTTTAGATAGAGTTTGCATAAAGGCTCTCGTCTTG gaCATGTTTGCTGCGGGTACAGACACTACATCCACAGTACTTGAGTGGACAATGACAGAGCTACTAAGACATCCAGGCATCATGCACAAACTCCAGGATGAGGTGAGATCAATTGCAGGTTCCAAAACCCACATCACAGAGGATGATTTGGAAGCAATGCATTATTTGAAAGCAGTGATCAAAGAGACTCTTCGTTTACATACTCCAGCTCCATTACTACTTCCCAGAGTCTCGAGAACACAAGTGGAGATCAATGGCTATGAAATCCAACCAGGTTCTCATGTCTATATCAATGCCTGGGCTATTGGAAGAGACCCAATTTCATGGGAAAGACCCGAAGAGTTCGACCCAGATAGGTTCTTGAGAAGTGATGTGGATTATAAAGGTCATGATTTCAGGTTGATTCCTTTTGGATCTGGAAGAAGGGGTTGTCCTGGAATTCAATTTGCCATGGCTATCAGTGAGATTGCTTTGGCAAATGTGGTTCACAGGTTTGATTGGGGATTACCGGACGGTGCTAGAGGAGAGGATTTGGATCTCTCTGAATCTAATGGTTTAACCATTCATAGAAAGTTTCCTCTCATTGCTCGTCCAGCTCTATATGATCCGTTatgctaa